A genomic region of Candidatus Krumholzibacteriota bacterium contains the following coding sequences:
- a CDS encoding sodium:solute symporter family protein produces the protein METGIVVIAVYLAAVVAIGLAARTRWRSGPEEYFLAGRTLGGLVFLGTMAATNFSAFTVFGASGAGYRDGYAFFPIVGFGTGFMALSFWVVGRKIHLIGRERGLVTPAELVSFLYGSRPLAGLFALVMIVFTVPYIALQPMAGGYVLRELFGIPHAAGAALVTVAIVLYVLRGGLRAVAWTDVFQGLLMVGLLVAAFVTVAGRLGGFERIHASLRDAHPALLSRPGGEGRFTPEIWLSYLLLWFLCDPMFPQLFQRFYAARDVAAIRRAMLWYPAVCTGVFFLPVALGVMGRLAVPGLEGAAADQILPAMLGPLCGETMAALIMTAGLAALMSTMDSQLLTLGSIFGRDVWPLVSRSPGAGESMAGRIFVPVLAAAGLLFAVDPPGTILAIATQAFTGLAVLFPTVLFGLYLEQPSAPAAILSIIAGEAVVFLAMAGIVPTGGFLPVFPAVAAAAGVYAAVALAASRRIRLRAPVSRRNAAFGAAFALLLALAVDRWWWNSSRPSLGGFPAWLWFFLLLSGVQTALMAVWTRRSGHTTGDRGCLRRPAGVE, from the coding sequence ATGGAGACCGGGATCGTCGTCATCGCCGTGTATCTCGCCGCCGTCGTCGCGATCGGGCTCGCGGCGCGCACGCGCTGGCGCAGCGGGCCCGAGGAGTACTTCCTCGCCGGGCGCACACTCGGCGGGCTCGTGTTCCTCGGGACGATGGCGGCCACGAATTTCTCCGCCTTCACCGTGTTCGGCGCCTCGGGCGCCGGGTATCGCGACGGCTACGCCTTCTTCCCGATCGTCGGGTTCGGCACCGGTTTCATGGCGCTCTCCTTCTGGGTCGTCGGCCGGAAGATCCACCTGATCGGCAGGGAGCGCGGGCTGGTCACCCCCGCCGAGCTCGTCTCGTTCCTCTACGGAAGCCGCCCGCTGGCGGGGCTCTTCGCGCTCGTCATGATCGTCTTCACCGTGCCGTACATCGCCCTCCAGCCGATGGCCGGCGGCTATGTCCTGCGCGAGCTCTTCGGCATCCCCCATGCGGCCGGGGCGGCGCTCGTGACCGTCGCCATCGTCCTGTACGTGCTCCGCGGCGGTCTCCGGGCGGTCGCCTGGACCGACGTCTTCCAGGGACTGCTGATGGTCGGTCTCCTCGTGGCGGCGTTCGTCACGGTCGCCGGCCGCCTCGGCGGCTTCGAGCGGATACACGCCTCGCTGCGCGATGCGCATCCCGCGCTGCTCTCGCGTCCCGGCGGGGAGGGACGGTTCACGCCGGAGATCTGGCTCAGCTACCTTCTGCTCTGGTTCCTCTGCGACCCGATGTTCCCGCAGCTCTTCCAGCGGTTCTACGCGGCGAGGGACGTGGCCGCCATCCGGCGCGCCATGCTGTGGTATCCGGCCGTCTGCACGGGCGTCTTCTTTCTCCCCGTCGCGCTCGGGGTCATGGGACGCCTCGCCGTTCCCGGCCTCGAGGGGGCCGCGGCCGACCAAATCCTTCCCGCGATGCTCGGGCCGCTCTGCGGGGAGACGATGGCGGCCCTGATCATGACGGCGGGGCTCGCCGCCCTCATGTCGACGATGGATTCGCAGCTCCTCACGCTCGGTTCGATCTTCGGACGCGACGTGTGGCCGCTCGTCTCAAGGTCGCCGGGCGCGGGCGAGAGCATGGCCGGGCGGATCTTCGTGCCGGTTCTCGCGGCGGCGGGGTTGCTTTTCGCCGTCGATCCGCCGGGGACGATCCTCGCGATCGCCACGCAGGCGTTCACCGGCCTCGCCGTCCTCTTTCCGACGGTCCTTTTCGGCCTCTACCTCGAACAACCGAGCGCGCCGGCGGCCATCCTCTCGATCATCGCCGGCGAGGCGGTCGTTTTCCTCGCCATGGCGGGGATCGTTCCCACGGGGGGGTTCCTGCCCGTTTTTCCCGCCGTCGCCGCCGCGGCCGGCGTCTACGCCGCCGTCGCCCTCGCCGCAAGCCGGCGGATTCGTCTCCGGGCGCCGGTCTCGCGCCGGAACGCCGCGTTCGGTGCGGCATTCGCGCTTCTTCTCGCTCTCGCCGTCGACCGGTGGTGGTGGAACTCGTCGCGGCCGTCGTTGGGCGGGTTCCCCGCGTGGTTGTGGTTCTTCCTGTTGCTCTCCGGCGTCCAGACGGCTCTCATGGCCGTGTGGACGCGCCGGTCAGGCCACACGACGGGCGATCGCGGTTGCCTTCGCCGGCCCGCCGGGGTAGAGTGA
- a CDS encoding glutaredoxin family protein has product MYTISTCSHCRAAKRFMEECGVPYEFVDVDLLEQDEKKKAVDEIKELNPRRSYPTIVIGGDVVIVGFREDEIRKALKLP; this is encoded by the coding sequence ATGTACACGATCAGCACGTGCAGCCACTGCAGGGCGGCCAAGCGCTTCATGGAGGAGTGCGGCGTGCCATACGAATTCGTCGACGTCGACCTCCTCGAACAGGACGAGAAGAAGAAGGCAGTCGACGAGATCAAAGAACTCAACCCGCGCCGTTCCTATCCGACGATCGTCATCGGCGGCGACGTCGTCATCGTCGGATTCAGGGAGGACGAGATCAGGAAGGCGCTGAAACTGCCATGA
- a CDS encoding ferredoxin:thioredoxin reductase, producing MTEAEKLYERLKPLQEKKGYCFNDDRERTLELLEGLLVNRERYGYLACPCRLASGNREWDADIMCPCDYRKPDVAEFGSCFCNLYVSREWNEGTIPRVFVPERRPPGKSDHPER from the coding sequence ATGACCGAGGCCGAAAAGCTCTACGAGCGGCTCAAGCCGCTGCAGGAGAAGAAGGGGTATTGCTTCAACGACGACCGCGAGCGCACCCTCGAGCTCCTCGAGGGGCTGCTCGTCAACCGCGAACGGTACGGCTACCTGGCCTGCCCCTGCCGGCTCGCCTCGGGGAACCGGGAATGGGACGCCGACATCATGTGTCCCTGCGACTACCGGAAACCCGACGTCGCCGAGTTCGGCTCCTGCTTCTGCAACCTCTACGTCTCGCGGGAATGGAACGAGGGCACGATCCCCCGCGTCTTCGTCCCGGAACGCCGCCCGCCCGGGAAATCCGACCACCCGGAGCGGTGA
- a CDS encoding NAD-dependent deacetylase, with the protein MERLAELIESSVHVVAFTGAGVSTLSGIRDFRGENGLYRTLDADRVFDIRHFVDDPAYYYRHTKNFIYDLDGKTPSIVHTELARLEEAGIVRAVITQNIDLLHQKAGSRTVIEVHGTPSVHRCLDCGREFSFAEIAAIVRRDEVPWCDCGGAIKPDVTFFGEALPARAIEGAVRECARADLLLVLGSSLVVTPAAHFPLYTIEHGGRIVIVNRMPTPLDRYAALRYDELETVFAFLHDRL; encoded by the coding sequence ATGGAACGACTCGCCGAACTGATCGAATCGTCGGTCCACGTCGTCGCATTCACCGGCGCGGGGGTGTCGACCTTGTCGGGGATCAGGGATTTCCGCGGGGAGAACGGCCTCTACCGGACGCTCGACGCCGACCGCGTCTTCGACATCCGCCATTTCGTCGACGATCCCGCGTACTACTACCGCCATACGAAAAACTTCATCTACGACCTCGACGGGAAGACGCCGAGCATCGTCCACACCGAGCTCGCGCGGCTCGAGGAGGCGGGGATCGTCCGCGCCGTCATCACGCAGAACATCGATCTTCTCCACCAGAAGGCCGGCTCGCGGACGGTCATCGAGGTGCACGGCACCCCGTCGGTGCATCGCTGCCTCGACTGCGGCCGGGAGTTCTCCTTCGCCGAGATCGCCGCGATCGTCCGCCGCGACGAGGTGCCGTGGTGCGACTGCGGCGGCGCGATCAAGCCGGACGTGACCTTCTTCGGCGAGGCCCTGCCGGCGCGGGCGATCGAGGGGGCCGTCCGGGAGTGCGCGCGGGCCGACCTGCTGCTCGTCCTCGGCTCCTCGCTCGTCGTGACCCCGGCCGCCCATTTCCCGCTTTATACGATCGAGCACGGCGGCAGGATCGTCATCGTCAACCGCATGCCGACCCCGCTCGACCGCTACGCCGCGCTCCGCTACGACGAGCTCGAGACGGTCTTCGCCTTCCTCCACGATCGGCTGTGA